One genomic region from Pseudomonas sp. R5-89-07 encodes:
- a CDS encoding methionine ABC transporter permease, with amino-acid sequence MDLFLNFFANIDWSEIWLATGDTMIMLFGSLFFTVVLGLPLGVLLFLTSPRQLFEQKGLYALLSLIVNILRSLPFIILLIVMIPFTVLITGTSLGVAGAIPPLVVGATPFFARLVETALREVDRGIIEATQSMGATTRQIITNALLPEARPGIFAAITVTAITLVSYTAMAGVVGAGGLGDLAIRFGYQRFQTDVMVVTVVMLLILVQILQTVGDRLVVHFSRK; translated from the coding sequence ATGGACCTGTTCCTGAATTTCTTCGCCAACATCGACTGGTCCGAAATCTGGCTCGCCACTGGCGATACCATGATCATGCTGTTCGGCTCGCTGTTCTTCACGGTCGTGCTGGGCCTGCCCCTGGGCGTGCTGCTATTCCTGACCAGCCCACGTCAGCTGTTCGAGCAAAAAGGCTTGTACGCCTTGCTGTCGCTGATCGTGAACATTTTGCGCTCGCTGCCGTTCATCATCCTGCTGATCGTGATGATTCCGTTCACCGTGCTCATCACTGGCACCTCGCTGGGTGTAGCCGGTGCGATTCCGCCGCTGGTCGTCGGCGCCACGCCATTCTTTGCGCGCCTGGTGGAAACCGCCCTGCGTGAAGTGGACCGCGGCATCATCGAGGCCACTCAGTCGATGGGCGCAACGACGCGCCAGATCATCACCAACGCCCTGCTGCCCGAAGCACGCCCCGGCATCTTCGCGGCAATTACCGTAACGGCGATTACACTGGTTTCCTACACGGCGATGGCCGGCGTGGTCGGTGCCGGTGGCCTGGGCGACTTGGCGATCCGTTTCGGTTACCAGCGCTTCCAGACCGATGTGATGGTGGTCACCGTGGTGATGCTGTTGATCCTGGTGCAAATTCTGCAAACCGTCGGCGACCGGCTGGTGGTGCATTTTTCTCGAAAATAA
- a CDS encoding methionine ABC transporter ATP-binding protein, with protein MIEFQNVHKTYRVAGKDIPALHPTSLRVENGQVFGLIGHSGAGKSTLLRLINRLEEPSGGQISVDGEEVTALDANGLRRFRQQVGMIFQHFNLLASKTVADNVALPLTLAGELSRKEIDLRVAELLARVGLSDHARKYPAQLSGGQKQRVGIARALATKPKILLCDEATSALDPQTTASVLQLLAEINRELKLTIVLITHEMDVIRRVCDQVAVMDAGVIVEQGSVADVFLHPKHPTTKRFVQEAEQVDEGEQRDDFAHVPGRIVRLTFQGDATYAPLLGTVARETGVDYSILAGRIDRIKDIPYGQLTLAVTGGDMDAAFARFTAADVHMEVLR; from the coding sequence GTGATCGAGTTTCAAAACGTCCATAAAACCTACCGCGTCGCCGGTAAGGATATTCCCGCCCTGCACCCCACCAGCCTGCGCGTCGAGAACGGCCAGGTGTTTGGCCTGATTGGCCACTCGGGTGCGGGAAAAAGTACCCTGCTGCGCCTGATCAATCGCCTTGAAGAGCCGAGCGGCGGGCAGATCAGCGTCGACGGCGAAGAAGTCACCGCGCTGGATGCCAACGGCCTGCGCCGTTTCCGTCAGCAGGTCGGCATGATCTTCCAGCACTTCAACCTGCTGGCGTCCAAGACCGTTGCAGACAACGTGGCGCTGCCGCTGACATTGGCCGGCGAACTGTCACGCAAGGAAATCGACCTGCGTGTGGCCGAGCTGCTCGCCCGCGTCGGCCTGTCGGACCACGCCAGGAAGTACCCGGCGCAATTGTCCGGCGGCCAGAAGCAGCGCGTCGGCATCGCCCGCGCCCTGGCAACCAAACCAAAGATTCTGCTGTGCGACGAGGCCACCAGCGCCCTCGACCCGCAAACCACCGCCTCGGTGCTGCAACTGCTGGCCGAAATCAACCGCGAGCTGAAGCTGACCATCGTGCTGATCACCCACGAGATGGATGTGATTCGCCGCGTATGCGACCAGGTCGCCGTGATGGATGCCGGCGTGATCGTCGAGCAAGGCTCGGTGGCTGACGTGTTCCTGCACCCCAAGCATCCGACCACCAAGCGCTTCGTCCAGGAAGCCGAACAGGTCGATGAAGGCGAGCAGCGCGATGACTTCGCCCATGTACCGGGCCGTATCGTGCGCCTGACATTCCAGGGTGACGCGACCTACGCGCCATTGCTGGGTACCGTCGCCCGTGAAACGGGGGTGGACTACAGCATCCTGGCCGGTCGTATCGACCGCATCAAAGACATCCCCTACGGGCAATTGACCCTCGCCGTCACCGGCGGTGACATGGACGCCGCCTTTGCGCGCTTCACCGCCGCAGACGTTCATATGGAGGTGCTGCGCTAA
- the katE gene encoding catalase HPII, protein MSTKKPGTPKSELAGTDTLDRGNTNVKLQALEEFRSDATGQALRTNQGVKISDNQNTLKVGARGPSLLEDFIMREKITHFDHERIPERIVHARGTGAHGYFQSYGDHSALTKAGFLRTPEHKTPVFARFSTVQGPRGSGDTVRDVRGFAVKFFTDEGNFDLVGNNMPVFFIQDAIKFPDFVHAVKPEPHNEIPTGGSAHDTFWDFVSLQPESAHMVIWAMSDRAIPKSLRAMQGFGVHTFRLINTEGKSSFVKFHWRPKVGTCSLVWDEAQKLAGKDTDYHRRDLWESIESGDYPEWELGVQIVAEEDEHKFDFDLLDPTKIIPEELVPITPLGKMVLNRNPDNFFAEVEQVAFCPGHIVPGIDFTNDPLLQGRLFSYTDTQISRLGGPNFHEIPINRPVVPFHNGQRDAQHRTIIDKGRAAYEPNSIDGGWPKETPAGPTDGGFETYYERVDANKVRERSESFGDHFSQATLFFNSMSHHEKEHIIAAYSFELGKVEREFIRARQVNEILANIDLELAKRVAQNLGLPAPTKGTVPARETSLKASPALSQVNLLSGDIKTRKVAILAANGVDGAAIDALKAALEAEGAHAKLLGPTSAPVNTADGKTLPVDASMEGMPSIAFDAVFIPGGKDSVKALSGDGVALHYVLEAYKHLKAIAVASDVKPLLDLLKLEADAGLIVGADAKAFKAFFAAIAQHRVWDREPKAKAIPA, encoded by the coding sequence ATGAGTACCAAGAAGCCAGGCACCCCGAAGAGTGAACTCGCGGGTACCGATACCCTGGACCGAGGCAATACCAACGTCAAATTGCAGGCGTTGGAAGAATTCCGTTCCGATGCGACCGGCCAGGCCCTGCGCACCAACCAGGGCGTGAAGATCTCTGACAACCAGAACACCCTGAAAGTCGGCGCCCGTGGCCCTTCCCTGCTGGAAGACTTCATCATGCGTGAAAAGATCACGCACTTTGACCATGAGCGCATCCCGGAGCGCATCGTGCATGCTCGCGGTACCGGCGCCCATGGTTATTTCCAGAGCTACGGCGACCATTCGGCGCTGACCAAGGCTGGTTTCCTACGTACGCCGGAGCATAAAACTCCGGTGTTCGCGCGTTTTTCCACGGTGCAGGGCCCGCGCGGTTCCGGTGACACCGTGCGCGACGTGCGCGGCTTTGCCGTGAAGTTTTTCACCGACGAAGGCAACTTCGACCTGGTGGGCAACAACATGCCGGTGTTCTTCATCCAGGATGCGATCAAGTTTCCTGACTTTGTACACGCGGTAAAACCTGAGCCACACAATGAGATTCCTACCGGCGGCTCGGCGCACGATACGTTCTGGGATTTTGTTTCGTTGCAGCCGGAGTCGGCACACATGGTGATCTGGGCCATGTCTGACCGCGCGATTCCAAAAAGCCTGCGGGCGATGCAGGGTTTTGGCGTGCACACCTTCCGCCTGATCAATACCGAGGGTAAGTCGAGCTTCGTCAAATTCCACTGGCGGCCGAAGGTCGGCACTTGCTCCCTGGTGTGGGACGAAGCGCAGAAGCTTGCCGGTAAAGATACCGACTACCACCGTCGCGACCTATGGGAATCGATCGAAAGCGGCGACTACCCCGAGTGGGAGCTGGGCGTGCAGATCGTCGCCGAAGAAGACGAACACAAGTTTGACTTCGACCTGCTCGACCCGACCAAAATCATCCCCGAAGAGCTGGTGCCGATCACCCCGCTGGGCAAGATGGTGCTCAACCGCAACCCGGACAACTTCTTCGCCGAAGTGGAGCAGGTCGCGTTCTGCCCAGGCCATATTGTGCCGGGTATCGACTTCACCAATGACCCGCTGCTGCAAGGCCGTCTGTTTTCCTACACGGATACCCAGATCAGCCGACTGGGCGGGCCGAACTTTCATGAAATCCCGATCAACCGTCCGGTGGTGCCATTCCACAACGGCCAGCGCGACGCGCAGCATCGCACCATTATCGACAAGGGGCGCGCGGCCTACGAGCCCAACTCCATTGATGGCGGCTGGCCGAAGGAAACCCCTGCGGGCCCGACGGATGGTGGCTTTGAGACCTACTATGAGCGCGTCGATGCCAACAAGGTGCGCGAACGCAGTGAATCGTTCGGCGACCATTTTTCCCAGGCCACGCTGTTTTTCAACAGCATGAGCCACCACGAGAAAGAGCACATCATCGCGGCCTACAGCTTTGAGCTGGGCAAGGTGGAGCGTGAGTTTATCCGTGCGCGCCAGGTCAACGAGATCCTGGCTAACATCGACCTCGAACTGGCCAAGCGCGTGGCGCAGAACCTGGGCCTGCCGGCGCCGACCAAAGGCACCGTGCCTGCGCGAGAAACATCGCTGAAGGCGTCGCCGGCATTGAGCCAGGTGAATCTGCTGTCCGGCGATATCAAGACCCGCAAAGTCGCGATTCTGGCGGCTAACGGCGTGGACGGTGCGGCGATCGATGCGCTCAAGGCTGCGCTTGAGGCTGAAGGCGCGCATGCCAAGCTGCTGGGGCCGACTTCGGCGCCTGTGAACACGGCCGATGGCAAGACCCTGCCAGTGGATGCGTCGATGGAGGGCATGCCGTCCATCGCGTTTGACGCGGTGTTTATCCCGGGCGGCAAGGACTCGGTGAAGGCGCTGAGCGGCGACGGCGTGGCATTGCATTACGTGCTGGAAGCGTACAAGCACCTCAAGGCGATTGCGGTTGCCAGTGACGTGAAGCCTTTGTTGGATCTGCTGAAGCTGGAGGCGGATGCGGGGTTGATCGTGGGGGCGGATGCCAAGGCGTTCAAGGCGTTCTTTGCGGCGATTGCCCAGCATCGGGTCTGGGATCGGGAGCCTAAGGCCAAGGCGATTCCGGCTTAG